TCTTTGCTCAGGGTGATGTCGGCCTCCAAACCCTGGCGATACTGCTCCCGCCCCAAGGGGTTCACAATCAGCCAGCGCGCGCCGGTCAGGCTGGGCACCGCCTGGCTGAGCGTGACTCGTCCGATGACACGTCCCAATCTCATGTGTTCAAGGTCAATTCCGGTTCGTCCACAATGCCGATAATCATCCAGCGGGCGGGGCTGTTTTCATCGCCCACCGCCACGCGGGCGGCGGCGCCATCGGAGGAGATGATGACCCGCTGATGCATGCCCGCGCCCCAGGGGTCCAGGGCGATTTGGGGCACGCCCTCTGGCTGTCCGTGGGCGTCAATGGGCTGGCAAATCATCAGCCGCCATCCCTCG
This is a stretch of genomic DNA from Fontisphaera persica. It encodes these proteins:
- a CDS encoding EutN/CcmL family microcompartment protein, producing MDTINGRCFMLLARIEGSVIAVRKHPSFEGWRLMICQPIDAHGQPEGVPQIALDPWGAGMHQRVIISSDGAAARVAVGDENSPARWMIIGIVDEPELTLNT